In [Phormidium] sp. ETS-05, the genomic window ATAACTTTTGCTTCAAAGTGGCCAAATCCGTCTCTACCTTGTCTCCTGACGCCAGCGCCGCCAATGGCTCAAACCCTAGGGCTCCGGTATTGATTTCATCATCTGGCTCGGCACTTCCATCGCCAAATAAATGGTCAAAATGGAAAGTCAGCTCTAAATCTGCTTTACCGCCGGGGGCGAGGATTCCTTTGCGCGCATCTCCCACAAACTCCCCGCAGGTAAAGGCTAATTCTTCCTCAATTTTGATTTGGAAATCTACGGTTTTTCCCTCTTTTGTGGCTTTCCCCTGCAACATCAGAGCCGAACCTGCACTCGGACCAGTAGTGGCTTTGGCCAATTTCCAGGCTACGGCGTTATAAGTGCCCGGAGGGGCTTTCACTTCTCCCACCAATATCGGCGGCGCATTTTCATCCCCCGCAGCTAGGTCCACTATCTGCCCTTGGGGTAGGCTGATGCTTTGTTTGGCTTTGATTTCTCCCCCTGCTTCAGCGTCATAGGGGGGGTCAGTTTGGTAGGCGGTGACAGAGGCGATGTGAGCATCTAACCGGTCAAAACTGATTTGCCATCCGTCTTTGGAGACGAATCCTTGGCGGACGAAATCTTCTCCGTTGGCGCGGATTTCCAGGGTGCCCTCACCCCCTGGGGGACTGGGTGACGGGGGGACGGGGAGACTGGGAGTCCCCTGGTCCGCTGGTCCCCTGGTCCGCTGGTCCCCCTGTCCCCTGGTCCCCCTGTGTGCCTTGAGCGCAGCCAAACAGAGCCAGGTTGAGGCAAGCCAGAATTACGGTTAATCTCAGTTTTTGTTTCATGCTGTTTCCCTATCCCCAAGAGGGCTAAAGCCCTACTACAAACTCAAAATTAGGGCTCTCCAATACAGCAAACCGCTTTTATCTGAAGATTACAATCCCCTCCCGGGGCATCAAGGAAGACAGGTAGGGACAAGGCAATGCTCTGTCCCTACGGAAGTTTTAGGCTTTTCTGGCGATAAAGGCCAAAAGGTTAAATCTATCTAAAAATTGAATGTGGTTCTGATGGTGCCGATGACCACATCATCGTTGTTGGTGTTGTGGTCTGGGGCGGTTAACCAGATGATTCCTGGGGTGATGGCGATGTTGTCGGACATGGGGAATTGGTAGAAGGCTTCTATATGTAAGCCGGTGTCTGGGTCTTCCACTTTGCTACCCAGTAGCTCGACGCTAGAGGAGGTAACTCGCGGTTCCATTCCGACGAGGATACCGGCGAGGCTGCCCGGTTTGCCAATGTCAGGGAATGATAGGTTTACGGCCCAGTTCCAAATGTCCATCGAGCCGCGTTTGATTTGACCGCCGAGGGTGGAGAGGGGTTGAGCGTTGATGTAGCCTACCCAACCGCCGATCGCCACATGGTCGTGCAGTTGCCACGATGCTTCTAAACCGTAGGCGTTGCTAATGATGGGGACGGCTTCTCCGAGGGTATTTTCGCTGAAACTGCGGAAGTTGGACAGGTTGCTGCCCGTACCGGTTTCGTTGTTGTAGGCGTTGAGGTAGGTCAGACCAATTTGCAGTTTCGGGCTCGGTTTGAGCAACAACTGCGCCATCGCCCCATAAGCCCCATTAAACAACCCATTCTTTTGCGTCGGAATCGGACCGTCCGCCGCCATATAACCCAAACCCAGCTCCACTTTTGGGTTAAAAGCGTACCGCAAGCCCATCCCCGCATTACTGATTAAATAATAAATGGGGTGACGGGTGCCAAAAGTGGATAAAGCCCCACTACCAGCATCCCCATCAAAAAAGGGATTCACCGTACTGGCAAAATCATCGGACGCCCCCGCATTGGCAGTAAAAGCCACTTCCAGATTTTCCGTTACTGGCGTACTGTAGAGCAGGGCATCTACTTCAAAAACATTACCGTTATCGTTGGCAAAAAACTGGTCTCCCTGGGGTGTCAGGGTGGCACTTTCCGAGAATGGCGGCAAGTTGCTGGTCTGCAACCGGGTGCGGAGTAAATCTTGACCAGTGAAGCTGGTTTCAAAGTTCAACCGGGCTCGATGGCCAAAAGTCGTTACTCTGTCTATGGGACTGCCCGTCGCATCGTCACCCGTCGCCACGCCAGTTAAGACGAAAATCGCCTCTCCTTCCAACTTCGTAGTAGTGGAAAATTGGTTAGCTTCCAGCTCAGCGGTCCGCACTTCTATCCCATCTATACGAGCCCGCAGGGTCGCCAGTTCCGCGCCAAATTCCTGCTGCAACCGCTGGATAGAGGATAAATCTGAGTCCCCGATTTGGGATGTGCCTTCTTGAATCAAACGCTGCACCACATTTAAACAAGCATCTAAACCGGCAGCAAACTCATACCGGGTCAAGGCCCGGTTGCCACGATAAGTGTCATCGGGGTAAGCCAAAAGGCAGCCGTAGCGCTCCGCCAGAGATTGTAGGGCACTGTAAGCCCAGTCTGAGGGGCGCACGTCCCGCAGTTCGTTGACGGAATTGATGGTTTCTAGGCTTTCCCCACCTTGCGCCGATTGGGATATGGGGTTATACTCATCCAGTTGTTTCAGAGTCTGGCTGGGGTCCGCCTGAGCATTGGCCGGATGGGCGAGTAGCAGGGTACTGGCAATCAGGCTGGGCGCCAGTTTCAGCCCGTTTTGGTAGTTAGACTGCATTTGATTATTTGTTGGTCCTGTGAATATTCGCTAGATGATGACGATAATCATTATCACTCACTTTGCAGATATTGTCATTTTTGTTCATAGTTTATTACTAAATTGTTGCATCTAGTTGCAGAAATATGACAAAGTTACAGCTTGTTCAGGAAGCAAGTAGAACAGTTCTGTGCGAAACTGGAGCTATACTCAATGCAGTAAAAGATTACCCAGATTAGACGGTGAGGCGTAACTTTCTTGGCTAGTGCGATATCACCTGGAAAGGTGCATTGGCTGTTTCCCAATCTCGCACAGCTTGATATAGTTGAGTTTTGGCAAAGTAATCCCGTTCATAAGCCAGTATGAGTGAGATTTCTAGCTTTTCTGCTTTAATGTCTCCTGATATGATTCCAGAAAATACCCAACCTAGTATGGTAACAGCATCTTTGAGAAACCCGCTCCTGGTAGGGGCACGGCGTCATCAATGTTTTTCGTTAGCCCTTCTCCCGCTCCCAGAAACCGGGTTTCTTAACTAAGTTTCGGTTGAGAAACCAAAATTGTTGCAGAAGGTTTCTTTGCCCCTACAGCAATCGCAATTGAGCCCCTTCTGGTGGCGTTAACGTTATCTCTGCCAAAGATTCGGCGTCATCTTCGGTCCAAGTTTCCCCAGAAATTAAGGTTTCAGCGGCGGCGAGCATTTCGGCGGCGATATCTTGCAGGTCAACCCGATCGCCCAAATAGGCTTGCAACGCTTCCAACGGGTCAATCCCCCCACTAGCGCCTAATTCCGGGAGGCGTGGCGCGCTTTGTTGGCTGACTAATTCCGGTTGAATACTGTAAGTATGCGCCAACTTTAAACTCTGGTGGATAGTGGCATTATCAATTTGGTCGATTTGGTCGGGACGCAGTTGATAAACCAGCCGCACCACTGCATCTTGAATTTGATATTTGTGAATCGCCGTTAATAACGCTTTTTGCGGTTCTTCCGCTTCAGAAATATCCACCTTAATCGTTTTAAATGGCCGCACTGGCAGGGGACAAAATTGCCAATTAGCTGCTCCACGCTCTAATTCTACTAAAATATAACCTTTTTCTTCTTTTTCCTCGCTAAAATCCACCCGCTCGATACTTCCCGGATACACCACCGGCGGGTTATTAGATTTATTCAGATTTTGATGACGGTGGACGTGACCGAGGGCAACATAGTCAAATTCTGGTTGGGTCAACAGCGACAGTGGAATCGTAAAACCTTTACCCACAGCCAAATATCTTTCTGCCCCATATTCTGCATTATCCGCCATTAAGTGAGCCAACAGGACCGTGGGAATTTCTGGGGTTAGCTGCATAATTTCCCCTTTCAGGGCAATGGTGAGACGCTCAATGAGCAGATGATTAATTTCCCCAAGGGTGAGTTTTTCCGTTTCGGGACGAGTGAGGAGAGTAGAACGAGTCAACCAAGGGAGAGTGATGATTTGCACCGGACCGTTGCGAGTAGTAACGCGGTGGGTAGCCAGCCGATCGCCCACAATAAATCCCGGCACCCCTAAAGTCCGATAAATGCACAAACTGGCTCCCCCCTCCCCCAAAGAATGCTGGTCATGGTTTCCCACCAACAACACCGTAGGAATTTGCCCATCCGCCAGACGGCGAAACTCAGCGGCGAACACCTCTTGTACAAACGGCGGCGGCGTCGCATCGGGAAAAGCATCCCCCCCGAACAACACTAAATCTACCGGTTCCGCTAAAGCCCGGTCAATACAGCGGCGCAAACTGGCGGCAAAATCTTCTAATCTGGTATTTTGCCCCGTTTCCGGGTTCATCCGCCCATGAGAAAAACCGCTTCCCATGTGGATATCGGAAAGGTGAAGGATTTTAATCATTGTTTTCATACCTAGTAGGGTATCCCTCATCCCCTAACCCCAACTCCGGCGGTCCTCATCCCCTAACCCCTTCTCCCAAGGTGGGAGAAGGGGGACAGGAAACTCTTACTCCCCTCTCCCCACCTGGGAGAGGGGTCGGGGGTGAGGGCGAGAAATATCTAGGTCAGGGCAAATTAAATGTGAATGCCGCATTCAGTTTTCTGAGAACCGCGCCAACGTCCGGCCCGTTCATGTTCTCCGGGGAGGACGGGGGTGGTGAGGGGTTCGTCACCGATGCTAGTATAACCCTGGTTGAGGAGAGGATGGTAAATTACATCGAACTGCATCATATAAGCCCAAGTTTCCTTGCGGGTCCAGTGAGCCAAGGGATTAACTTTAATCCGGTTGTACTTGTCCAGCTCGAAAATCGGGAGTTCAGCGCGGGTTTCCGACTGGTCCCGGCGGCGTCCGGTAATCCAAGCAATGGTGTTCAGCTCATTAAGACCGCGTTGTAGGGGTTCCACCTTGGTGATGTGGTGGAATTTTTCTATATTGCTGTGCCACAAAGCCACACCGTAACGCTTGGCAAACTCTTGGCGATCGCTCGCTTCGAGAGTTTTGTAGGTACGCAAGTCAAGATTGTAGGTAGCTTTTGCCTTTTCCACAAACTCCAGAGTTTCATGGAAGTGGTGCAGCGTATCCAGAAACAGTACCGGTACGGGGGGGTTGGGTTTTAAATCGCGGTAGAGGATATCCATAATCACCATACCAGTGACACCAAAAGCTGTGCTTTGCACCAGTCCGGTGGGGATATTGTTTATGCACCAAGCCAGAATCTCGCGAGGGTGAGCGGATGCCATGCGCTGGTTGAGTTCTTCCAGGTCGAAGCTGGTGGTTTGCAGCTTTGGTGCTTCTATGGCGTGGACCATGCGACGTGGTTACTCCCTATCCTGAATTTTCAACATAATTCATACTTTATCATAAACCCACATAACTCTATCGGTAAATGTGATTTTTTGCTGATCTAGTCATTTGTCATTTGTCCTTTGTCATTTGTCATTTGTCCCCCCGAAGACAGCCCTCACCCCCATCCCCACACCCTGCGTCGGGAGAGGGGGAATGGTCCCCCCGTCCCCTGGTCCCCCCTGCACAAGAAGCTCCCCTGCACAAGAAGCTCCCCTGCAAAAGAAGC contains:
- a CDS encoding iron uptake porin, yielding MQSNYQNGLKLAPSLIASTLLLAHPANAQADPSQTLKQLDEYNPISQSAQGGESLETINSVNELRDVRPSDWAYSALQSLAERYGCLLAYPDDTYRGNRALTRYEFAAGLDACLNVVQRLIQEGTSQIGDSDLSSIQRLQQEFGAELATLRARIDGIEVRTAELEANQFSTTTKLEGEAIFVLTGVATGDDATGSPIDRVTTFGHRARLNFETSFTGQDLLRTRLQTSNLPPFSESATLTPQGDQFFANDNGNVFEVDALLYSTPVTENLEVAFTANAGASDDFASTVNPFFDGDAGSGALSTFGTRHPIYYLISNAGMGLRYAFNPKVELGLGYMAADGPIPTQKNGLFNGAYGAMAQLLLKPSPKLQIGLTYLNAYNNETGTGSNLSNFRSFSENTLGEAVPIISNAYGLEASWQLHDHVAIGGWVGYINAQPLSTLGGQIKRGSMDIWNWAVNLSFPDIGKPGSLAGILVGMEPRVTSSSVELLGSKVEDPDTGLHIEAFYQFPMSDNIAITPGIIWLTAPDHNTNNDDVVIGTIRTTFNF
- the sbcD gene encoding exonuclease subunit SbcD, which codes for MIKILHLSDIHMGSGFSHGRMNPETGQNTRLEDFAASLRRCIDRALAEPVDLVLFGGDAFPDATPPPFVQEVFAAEFRRLADGQIPTVLLVGNHDQHSLGEGGASLCIYRTLGVPGFIVGDRLATHRVTTRNGPVQIITLPWLTRSTLLTRPETEKLTLGEINHLLIERLTIALKGEIMQLTPEIPTVLLAHLMADNAEYGAERYLAVGKGFTIPLSLLTQPEFDYVALGHVHRHQNLNKSNNPPVVYPGSIERVDFSEEKEEKGYILVELERGAANWQFCPLPVRPFKTIKVDISEAEEPQKALLTAIHKYQIQDAVVRLVYQLRPDQIDQIDNATIHQSLKLAHTYSIQPELVSQQSAPRLPELGASGGIDPLEALQAYLGDRVDLQDIAAEMLAAAETLISGETWTEDDAESLAEITLTPPEGAQLRLL
- a CDS encoding DUF4382 domain-containing protein: MAALKAHRGTRGQGDQRTRGPADQGTPSLPVPPSPSPPGGEGTLEIRANGEDFVRQGFVSKDGWQISFDRLDAHIASVTAYQTDPPYDAEAGGEIKAKQSISLPQGQIVDLAAGDENAPPILVGEVKAPPGTYNAVAWKLAKATTGPSAGSALMLQGKATKEGKTVDFQIKIEEELAFTCGEFVGDARKGILAPGGKADLELTFHFDHLFGDGSAEPDDEINTGALGFEPLAALASGDKVETDLATLKQKLSAADYQKIEEILPSLGHVGRPLSCGIN
- the cysH gene encoding phosphoadenosine phosphosulfate reductase, giving the protein MVHAIEAPKLQTTSFDLEELNQRMASAHPREILAWCINNIPTGLVQSTAFGVTGMVIMDILYRDLKPNPPVPVLFLDTLHHFHETLEFVEKAKATYNLDLRTYKTLEASDRQEFAKRYGVALWHSNIEKFHHITKVEPLQRGLNELNTIAWITGRRRDQSETRAELPIFELDKYNRIKVNPLAHWTRKETWAYMMQFDVIYHPLLNQGYTSIGDEPLTTPVLPGEHERAGRWRGSQKTECGIHI